Proteins co-encoded in one Bacillus paramycoides genomic window:
- a CDS encoding DUF2521 family protein yields the protein MNVIVSLQEKQKEKQLKYERKMLRELSLKTLRSNIRDAFQMQELHRQYEDYCIELGIESYLLGARYSKFGYYGESFFDVKYRALEEEQQLTETLFQFLASMTMREIKLQDEELLFESCQQFIGLWWQEGYEKGERRYRLKLH from the coding sequence ATGAATGTCATTGTCAGCTTACAAGAAAAACAAAAAGAAAAGCAGTTGAAATATGAACGGAAGATGCTGCGGGAGTTATCATTAAAAACATTACGTTCAAATATTAGAGATGCCTTTCAGATGCAGGAACTTCATCGACAGTATGAAGATTACTGTATTGAACTAGGGATAGAATCGTATTTATTAGGAGCGAGATATAGTAAGTTTGGTTATTACGGTGAATCATTTTTTGATGTGAAATATAGAGCCTTAGAAGAAGAGCAACAATTAACGGAAACACTATTTCAATTTTTGGCTAGCATGACTATGCGGGAAATTAAATTACAAGATGAGGAATTGCTTTTTGAATCTTGCCAGCAGTTTATCGGTTTATGGTGGCAGGAGGGATATGAAAAAGGTGAAAGAAGATATCGATTAAAGCTTCATTAA
- the cwlD gene encoding N-acetylmuramoyl-L-alanine amidase CwlD, which produces MKRIRIISFALAAVVLFFLVKQEFQITKSWRAWNLPLSGKVIVLDAGHGGPDGGAVGGKDIIEKDITLEITKKVQDYLQEQGALVILTRDGDYDLAQKDTKSYSRRKAEDLKKRVEIINKPDVDFFASIHLNALTSSGSKGAQTFYYRSSIENERAAKFIQAELRTSLENTNRSAKTISHVYLLKYAKTPGALIEAGFLSNVNERYMLNSEKYQQKVAAAVYRGILRYFTEKGNPPE; this is translated from the coding sequence ATGAAGAGAATTCGAATTATCTCTTTTGCACTCGCTGCGGTTGTTTTGTTTTTTTTAGTTAAACAAGAGTTTCAAATTACAAAATCGTGGCGAGCTTGGAATTTACCCTTATCAGGGAAAGTAATTGTATTAGATGCTGGGCATGGTGGACCAGACGGAGGGGCTGTTGGTGGAAAGGATATTATAGAAAAGGATATTACGCTTGAGATTACAAAGAAGGTACAAGATTATTTACAAGAGCAAGGTGCACTAGTTATTTTAACGCGTGATGGAGATTATGATTTAGCACAGAAAGATACAAAATCATATAGTAGACGTAAAGCAGAGGATTTAAAAAAGCGTGTAGAGATTATTAATAAACCTGATGTAGACTTTTTTGCGAGTATTCATTTAAACGCTTTAACTAGTAGTGGATCGAAAGGCGCACAAACGTTCTATTACCGTTCTTCGATTGAAAATGAACGTGCTGCGAAATTTATACAAGCAGAATTGAGAACAAGTTTAGAGAATACGAATCGTTCTGCTAAAACAATTTCTCATGTGTATTTATTAAAGTATGCGAAAACACCAGGCGCTTTAATTGAAGCTGGCTTTTTATCGAATGTGAATGAAAGGTATATGTTAAATTCGGAGAAATATCAGCAAAAGGTAGCGGCTGCAGTATATCGTGGTATATTACGTTATTTCACGGAAAAAGGAAATCCTCCAGAATAA
- a CDS encoding Mrp/NBP35 family ATP-binding protein, whose product MVTKEQVVEALEGIVDPFLHKTLKETGAIKEVTVKPEKEHVSVKIAIVKTGTAEQMQLQSGIVKLVKELGAATVGLRFAEFTEEELAQFAPKQEDEQTESLLSPNSKTTFLAVASGKGGVGKSTVSVNLAIALARLGKKVGIIDADIYGFSVPDMMGIEKRPVVRGDRIIPVERLGVKVISMGFFVEDNAPVIWRGPMLGKMLNHFFTEVEWGDLDYLVLDLPPGTGDVALDLHSMLPACKEIIVTTPHPTAAFVAARAGAMALRTEHSILGVVENMAYFESKTTGEKEYVFGRGGGDKLAAELQTEVLGRIPLQQPDWNKEDFAPSVYEDTHTTGLIYRTIAETVIDKTAVAQK is encoded by the coding sequence ATGGTAACGAAAGAGCAAGTAGTGGAAGCGTTAGAAGGGATTGTAGATCCGTTTTTACATAAAACGCTAAAAGAAACAGGGGCAATTAAAGAGGTAACGGTTAAGCCTGAAAAGGAACATGTAAGTGTTAAAATTGCAATCGTAAAAACCGGTACAGCGGAACAAATGCAATTGCAATCTGGAATTGTAAAGTTAGTAAAAGAACTAGGAGCAGCAACAGTAGGGCTTCGCTTTGCAGAATTTACAGAAGAGGAATTAGCTCAGTTTGCACCAAAACAGGAAGATGAGCAAACTGAATCTTTATTGTCACCAAATTCAAAAACGACATTTTTAGCAGTGGCGAGTGGAAAAGGTGGAGTTGGGAAATCAACAGTTTCTGTTAACCTTGCTATTGCTTTAGCTCGTCTAGGGAAAAAGGTTGGTATCATTGATGCCGATATTTATGGTTTTAGCGTACCGGATATGATGGGGATAGAAAAACGTCCTGTTGTAAGAGGAGATAGAATCATTCCAGTGGAACGTCTAGGTGTAAAGGTAATCTCAATGGGGTTCTTTGTAGAAGATAATGCACCAGTTATTTGGAGAGGGCCTATGCTTGGGAAAATGTTAAATCATTTCTTTACAGAAGTAGAGTGGGGAGATTTAGACTATTTAGTTTTAGATTTACCACCGGGTACAGGTGATGTTGCCCTAGATTTACATTCGATGTTGCCGGCTTGTAAAGAAATTATTGTCACAACGCCGCATCCAACAGCGGCATTTGTAGCAGCGCGTGCTGGAGCTATGGCTTTACGCACAGAACATAGTATTCTTGGTGTTGTTGAAAATATGGCGTATTTTGAAAGTAAAACAACTGGTGAAAAAGAATATGTGTTTGGAAGAGGCGGAGGAGATAAATTAGCTGCAGAACTGCAAACGGAAGTACTTGGCCGAATCCCGCTTCAGCAACCTGATTGGAATAAAGAAGACTTTGCGCCGTCGGTATACGAAGATACACATACGACAGGCCTTATTTATCGCACGATAGCTGAGACAGTGATTGATAAAACAGCTGTTGCGCAAAAATAA
- the gerD gene encoding spore germination protein GerD — MKRMLLVLTSSFLFFVLVACAQEKEAKSELDYDQTKKMIVDILKTDQGKKAIQDVLTDEKMKQALILDETVVKKTIEDAMVSDKGQQFWEKLFKDPEFSSKFAKSMGKEQTALMKTLLKDPEYQAGVIEIMKNPEVEKMMLQTMKSKEYRQYLQQVLTETAESPLFQAKMIDIISKGVQKAEKSGSDKKEAGGEGGSQGDKKEQQ; from the coding sequence ATGAAACGGATGCTGCTCGTTTTGACTTCTTCTTTTTTATTCTTTGTACTTGTAGCATGTGCACAAGAAAAAGAAGCAAAGTCCGAACTTGATTATGATCAAACAAAGAAAATGATTGTTGATATTTTAAAAACTGATCAAGGTAAGAAAGCCATTCAAGATGTGTTAACTGATGAAAAAATGAAACAAGCACTCATACTAGATGAAACAGTAGTAAAGAAAACGATTGAAGATGCAATGGTATCCGACAAAGGGCAACAATTCTGGGAAAAGCTCTTTAAAGACCCTGAGTTCTCATCGAAATTCGCTAAAAGTATGGGAAAAGAACAAACAGCCTTAATGAAAACTTTACTAAAAGACCCTGAATACCAAGCAGGCGTTATAGAAATTATGAAAAACCCTGAAGTAGAAAAAATGATGCTACAAACGATGAAGAGCAAAGAATACCGCCAATATTTACAACAAGTACTAACAGAAACTGCCGAAAGCCCACTCTTCCAAGCTAAGATGATTGATATTATTAGTAAAGGTGTACAAAAGGCTGAAAAAAGTGGTTCTGATAAAAAAGAAGCAGGCGGTGAAGGTGGTTCTCAAGGCGATAAAAAGGAACAGCAATAA
- the kbaA gene encoding KinB signaling pathway activation protein KbaA, whose product MNSRKWVRLFFTTLFLGGISTVIIGFILEWDKYAKFFQNFDGKEILAVSFWLMGVGFIFSVISQMGFFAYLTIHRFGLGMFRSPSLWNTVQLFFIAFVLFDFVYLRSVLIANGEVSLGNNILVAGVLFVFGAIVAYIKSKETNKKAFVPALFFMVVVTILEWVPALRINDTDWLYLMVIPLLLCNTYQLLILHRLIGKTSKSA is encoded by the coding sequence GTGAATAGCCGCAAGTGGGTACGACTATTTTTTACGACGTTGTTTCTTGGTGGGATTAGTACGGTCATTATTGGGTTTATTTTGGAGTGGGACAAGTACGCTAAATTTTTTCAAAATTTCGACGGAAAGGAGATTTTAGCGGTTTCCTTTTGGTTGATGGGCGTAGGGTTTATTTTTAGTGTTATAAGTCAAATGGGGTTCTTTGCCTATTTAACAATCCATCGTTTTGGATTAGGGATGTTCAGGTCACCTTCTTTATGGAATACAGTCCAGCTCTTCTTCATTGCATTCGTTTTATTTGATTTCGTGTATTTACGATCTGTGTTGATTGCAAATGGGGAAGTTTCATTAGGAAATAACATACTTGTTGCTGGTGTGTTATTTGTGTTTGGTGCCATTGTTGCTTATATAAAAAGTAAAGAAACGAACAAAAAGGCATTCGTGCCCGCTTTGTTCTTTATGGTTGTTGTAACAATCCTTGAGTGGGTACCAGCTCTTCGAATTAATGATACAGATTGGTTATATTTAATGGTGATACCACTGTTATTATGTAATACATATCAGTTACTTATATTACATCGTTTAATTGGAAAGACGAGTAAGTCGGCCTAA
- the pdaB gene encoding polysaccharide deacetylase family sporulation protein PdaB, which translates to MFFFFITSKRNFKHISLIVILSLFTAWLLFLKTYSHESAFSTATGPKVIYKGDTSKKQVAFTFDISWGDKKAIPILDTLKERDIKNATFFLSAAWAERHPDVVERIIKDGHEIGSMGYNYTSYTSLETNEIRRDLLRAQDVFTKLGVKQIKLLRPPSGDFNKATLKIAESLGYTVVHWSNNSNDWKNPGVNNIVSTVSNNLKGGDIVLLHASDSALQTNKALPLLLQKLKSDGYEQISVSQLISNTSTKSEDVQ; encoded by the coding sequence ATGTTTTTCTTTTTTATTACGAGTAAAAGAAACTTTAAACACATTAGCTTAATAGTGATACTTTCCTTATTTACAGCATGGCTACTCTTTTTGAAAACATATTCACACGAGTCTGCTTTTTCAACCGCTACAGGGCCTAAAGTCATTTACAAAGGCGATACCTCTAAAAAACAAGTTGCATTTACGTTTGATATTAGTTGGGGAGACAAAAAAGCAATTCCAATCCTTGATACACTTAAAGAAAGAGATATTAAGAATGCAACTTTCTTCCTTTCTGCTGCCTGGGCAGAAAGACATCCTGATGTTGTCGAGCGCATCATAAAAGATGGACATGAAATCGGTAGTATGGGTTACAATTACACGTCCTACACTTCTCTAGAGACAAACGAAATACGAAGAGATCTTTTACGAGCACAAGATGTGTTTACAAAACTCGGTGTGAAACAAATCAAACTATTGCGTCCACCTAGTGGAGATTTTAACAAAGCAACACTTAAAATAGCAGAATCGCTCGGATACACCGTCGTTCATTGGAGTAATAACTCAAACGACTGGAAAAACCCTGGTGTAAACAATATCGTTTCCACGGTCTCCAATAATTTAAAAGGTGGAGATATCGTCTTATTACATGCATCCGATTCTGCCCTTCAAACAAATAAAGCTTTACCACTGCTTCTGCAAAAATTAAAGAGTGACGGCTATGAGCAAATATCCGTATCACAACTTATTTCCAACACAAGTACGAAAAGTGAAGATGTACAATAA
- a CDS encoding glycerate kinase — MKVVIASDSYKESLKAIEVCEAIERGFGTIFPNAEYVKIPIGDGGEGTVDSLVDATGGSIISLRVTGPLRESVQAFYGMSKDKKTAFIEMAAASGLQHVPVEKRNPLITTTKGTGELILHALDEGAEHIILGLGGSATNDGGAGMLSALGVRFIDGEGEVIDPSGGTLHSIVAIDFSQMDSRLAHIKIEAACDVDNPLVGIRGASFVFGRQKGADAEMMKELDENLKHYAHIFKQFLSCDVSQMSGAGAAGGMGAAVIAVLKGNLRRGIEIVLDYTNFDKHIEGADLIITGEGRIDEQTAYGKAPVGVAERAKRFYIPVIAIGGSVSPNYPAVHGKGIDAVFSITASPMTLEEAYKVAEENVEMTAKNIALVWKIASEKHF; from the coding sequence GTGAAAGTTGTTATTGCATCTGATTCATATAAAGAAAGCTTAAAAGCTATAGAAGTATGTGAAGCTATAGAAAGAGGTTTTGGGACAATTTTCCCTAATGCAGAATATGTAAAGATACCGATTGGAGATGGAGGGGAAGGAACGGTTGATTCCCTTGTTGATGCTACAGGAGGAAGTATTATATCACTTCGTGTGACAGGGCCGCTTAGAGAGAGCGTACAAGCCTTTTATGGTATGTCTAAAGATAAAAAGACAGCGTTTATTGAAATGGCAGCAGCATCAGGATTACAACATGTTCCGGTAGAAAAACGAAACCCACTTATTACAACGACGAAAGGAACAGGAGAACTTATACTACATGCACTAGACGAAGGAGCTGAGCACATTATTTTAGGACTTGGAGGAAGTGCTACAAATGATGGTGGAGCGGGTATGTTGTCGGCTTTAGGAGTCAGGTTTATAGATGGAGAAGGGGAAGTCATAGATCCATCTGGAGGGACGTTACATTCGATTGTCGCTATTGATTTTTCCCAAATGGATTCCCGTTTAGCGCATATAAAGATAGAAGCAGCATGTGATGTAGATAATCCGTTAGTTGGAATAAGAGGAGCATCTTTCGTATTTGGACGGCAAAAGGGTGCGGATGCAGAGATGATGAAAGAGCTGGATGAGAATTTAAAGCATTATGCGCATATTTTTAAACAATTCTTATCTTGTGACGTATCTCAAATGTCTGGTGCAGGAGCTGCAGGAGGAATGGGAGCAGCTGTTATTGCAGTGTTAAAGGGAAACTTGCGGAGAGGAATTGAAATTGTATTAGATTATACAAATTTTGATAAGCATATAGAAGGAGCAGATTTAATTATAACTGGTGAAGGTAGAATAGATGAACAAACAGCATATGGAAAGGCCCCTGTAGGTGTTGCGGAGCGTGCAAAGCGTTTTTATATTCCTGTTATCGCTATTGGAGGATCTGTATCTCCTAATTATCCGGCTGTCCATGGAAAAGGAATTGATGCAGTATTTAGTATTACAGCGAGTCCGATGACATTAGAAGAGGCATATAAAGTAGCAGAAGAGAATGTTGAAATGACAGCAAAGAATATTGCATTAGTGTGGAAAATAGCATCAGAAAAACACTTCTAA
- the rocF gene encoding arginase: MKKEISVIGVPMDLGQMRRGVDMGPSAIRYAGVIERIEGIGYDVKDMGDICIEREKEIDVNTSLRNLTQVATVCNELASKVDHIIEEGRFPLVLGGDHSIAIGTLAGVAKHYKNLGVIWYDAHGDLNTEETSPSGNIHGMSLAASLGYGHPSLVDLYGAYPKVKKENVVIIGARALDEGEKDFIRNEGIKVFSMHEIDRMGMTAVMEETIAYLSHTDGVHLSLDLDGLDPHDAPGVGTPVIGGLSYRESHLAMEMLAEADIVTSAEFVEVNTILDERNRTATTAVALMGSLFGEKLK; encoded by the coding sequence ATGAAAAAAGAAATCTCAGTTATTGGAGTTCCAATGGACTTAGGACAAATGCGTCGTGGAGTTGATATGGGGCCGAGCGCAATCCGTTATGCAGGTGTAATTGAAAGAATCGAAGGAATTGGATATGACGTTAAAGATATGGGAGATATATGTATAGAGAGAGAAAAAGAAATAGATGTAAATACAAGCTTAAGAAACCTTACACAAGTTGCAACTGTATGTAACGAATTAGCAAGTAAGGTGGATCATATTATAGAAGAAGGACGTTTTCCACTTGTATTAGGTGGCGACCATAGTATTGCTATTGGTACATTAGCTGGTGTTGCAAAACATTATAAAAACTTAGGTGTTATTTGGTATGATGCACATGGTGATTTAAATACAGAGGAAACTTCACCATCTGGAAATATTCATGGTATGTCACTTGCTGCAAGTTTAGGGTATGGACATCCTTCACTTGTAGATTTATACGGGGCATATCCAAAGGTGAAAAAAGAGAACGTTGTAATTATCGGTGCACGTGCACTAGATGAAGGAGAAAAAGACTTTATTCGTAATGAAGGCATTAAAGTATTCTCAATGCACGAGATTGATCGTATGGGTATGACGGCCGTTATGGAAGAAACAATCGCGTATTTATCTCATACTGATGGTGTACATTTATCATTAGATTTAGATGGCCTTGATCCTCACGATGCACCAGGAGTTGGAACACCTGTAATTGGTGGTTTATCTTATCGTGAAAGCCACTTAGCAATGGAAATGTTAGCGGAAGCTGATATTGTTACATCTGCTGAGTTTGTTGAGGTAAATACGATTTTAGATGAGCGAAATAGAACAGCAACAACAGCGGTTGCTTTAATGGGTTCTTTATTCGGTGAAAAACTAAAATAA
- the cdaA gene encoding diadenylate cyclase CdaA: MPFEDTTILKYLSTALDIAVVWFIIYKLILIIRGTKAVQLLKGITVIIVVRMISIFLELRTLYWLTEQVLTWGFLAVIIIFQPELRRALEQLGRGSLFSRTGTHEDDEPEIVATAIAKATEYMGKRRIGALITLSKETGMGDYVETGIPLNANVSSELLINIFIPNTPLHDGAVIMQGSTIKAAACYLPLSESPFISKELGTRHRAAMGVSEVTDSITVVVSEETGQISLTKNGKLHRDLKTEQLKDMLLAEFSSNEKTTSSSLWNWRRKRHG; this comes from the coding sequence ATGCCTTTTGAAGATACGACCATTTTGAAATATCTTAGTACGGCATTAGATATTGCCGTTGTATGGTTTATTATATATAAGCTAATTCTCATAATCCGAGGGACGAAAGCTGTTCAACTTTTAAAAGGGATTACAGTTATTATTGTCGTTCGGATGATCAGTATTTTCCTTGAATTGCGAACGTTATATTGGCTGACTGAGCAAGTATTAACGTGGGGATTTTTAGCCGTTATTATTATTTTTCAGCCAGAATTGCGAAGAGCACTTGAGCAGCTAGGACGTGGGAGTTTATTTTCGCGCACTGGAACTCATGAGGATGATGAACCTGAAATCGTTGCAACAGCGATAGCGAAAGCGACGGAATATATGGGAAAACGTAGAATTGGTGCATTAATTACTTTGTCAAAAGAGACTGGTATGGGTGATTATGTGGAAACGGGTATTCCGCTAAATGCAAACGTATCATCGGAATTACTCATTAATATTTTCATTCCAAATACACCTCTTCACGATGGAGCAGTAATTATGCAAGGAAGCACCATTAAAGCAGCAGCTTGTTATCTTCCGTTATCGGAGAGTCCATTTATCTCTAAGGAGTTAGGAACTAGACATCGCGCTGCAATGGGAGTTAGTGAAGTTACTGATAGTATTACAGTAGTTGTGTCGGAAGAAACAGGCCAAATTTCCTTAACGAAAAATGGTAAGTTACATCGTGATTTGAAGACAGAACAACTGAAAGATATGTTGTTAGCTGAATTTAGTTCGAACGAAAAAACGACTTCTTCGTCTTTATGGAATTGGAGGAGAAAGCGTCATGGATAA
- a CDS encoding CdaR family protein → MDKLMENHWFLKGISLLLACMLFMSATLTEKNTTSGILPFANDAKETLTNYAINLKYDEEKYIVSGIPAEGVKVKLEGPKAAVATAKAKKQFDIPVDLRDSEKGTYEVSLKTNGLPDDVKGTVQPSTIKITLHEKARKYVHVDLKLSNEDQMPAGATLEKSNIKPDTVEVVGTKEEIESISSAKAYIDLKGVNKTVTKTAEVTLYNKEGKRLNVRTSPSKISVTLNVATQVTANNTEKTVPITYTKKGSLPEGLAVTNISVEPREVTIAGPKDVLDNIQSIEGVEVDLSQLTESTTFDTSVLLPKGVTSAKPNQVKVSVGVQKTKQTKTRTIDGISIQKNGLSKDVTAQLLSPQDGKISVEISGETSIVDKITAAQITAAINLQNVSPGTKDVSIQVSGPGNISIEPKQKSARVTIVKKENPDKEVQGNVEKPDSNNNQDNQTEKPKNPEPEPKPKPDQEKEQEQNNEKEKETNQEPTVDNQKEPEKGANHNG, encoded by the coding sequence ATGGATAAGTTAATGGAGAATCATTGGTTTCTAAAGGGGATCTCACTACTATTGGCGTGTATGCTTTTTATGTCAGCGACTTTAACTGAAAAAAATACGACATCAGGGATACTACCTTTTGCAAATGATGCGAAAGAAACATTAACTAATTATGCTATTAACCTTAAGTATGATGAAGAGAAATATATTGTAAGCGGTATTCCGGCAGAGGGCGTCAAAGTGAAGTTAGAGGGCCCAAAAGCAGCAGTTGCTACAGCAAAGGCGAAGAAACAATTTGATATACCAGTTGATTTGAGAGATAGCGAAAAAGGAACGTATGAAGTTTCTTTGAAAACGAACGGGCTTCCAGATGATGTGAAAGGAACAGTTCAGCCGTCCACAATTAAAATTACTCTTCATGAAAAAGCGAGAAAATATGTTCATGTAGATTTAAAATTATCAAATGAGGATCAAATGCCAGCGGGTGCTACTCTTGAAAAATCAAATATTAAACCTGATACGGTTGAGGTAGTTGGAACGAAAGAAGAAATTGAAAGTATTTCATCTGCTAAGGCGTATATTGATTTAAAAGGTGTTAATAAAACTGTTACCAAAACAGCTGAAGTTACATTATACAATAAAGAAGGAAAACGTTTAAATGTAAGAACGAGTCCATCTAAAATTAGTGTAACGTTAAATGTGGCGACGCAAGTTACGGCCAATAATACGGAAAAAACTGTTCCTATAACGTATACAAAAAAGGGGAGTTTGCCAGAAGGATTGGCCGTTACAAATATTAGCGTTGAGCCGCGAGAAGTAACGATAGCAGGTCCAAAAGATGTATTGGATAATATACAATCGATAGAGGGGGTCGAAGTAGATCTTAGTCAATTGACAGAGTCTACAACATTCGATACCTCTGTTTTATTGCCAAAAGGTGTAACAAGTGCGAAACCGAATCAAGTGAAGGTTTCAGTAGGCGTGCAAAAAACAAAACAAACGAAAACAAGAACAATTGATGGTATATCTATTCAAAAAAATGGACTTTCTAAAGATGTTACTGCTCAGCTACTTTCGCCGCAAGATGGGAAGATAAGCGTTGAAATTTCAGGAGAAACAAGTATAGTAGATAAAATAACAGCTGCTCAAATAACAGCTGCGATTAATCTGCAAAATGTATCTCCGGGGACGAAGGATGTTTCTATTCAAGTGAGCGGCCCTGGTAATATTTCAATAGAGCCGAAACAAAAAAGTGCTAGAGTCACAATTGTGAAGAAAGAAAATCCAGATAAAGAAGTACAAGGTAATGTTGAAAAACCAGATTCAAATAATAACCAAGATAATCAAACTGAAAAACCAAAAAATCCTGAGCCTGAACCTAAGCCTAAGCCTGACCAAGAAAAGGAACAGGAACAAAATAATGAAAAAGAAAAAGAAACTAATCAAGAGCCAACAGTAGATAATCAAAAAGAGCCAGAAAAAGGAGCGAATCATAATGGGTAA
- the glmM gene encoding phosphoglucosamine mutase — protein MGKYFGTDGVRGVANQELTPELAFKIGRFGGYVLTKDTDRPKVIIGRDTRISGHMLEGALVAGLLSTGAEVMRLGVISTPGVAYLTKALDAQAGVMISASHNPVQDNGIKFFGSDGFKLTDEQEAEIEALLDKEVDELPRPTGTNLGQVSDYFEGGQKYLQYIKQTVEEDFSGLHIALDCAHGATSSLAPYLFADLEADISTMGTSPNGMNINDGVGSTHPEVLAKLVKEKGADIGLAFDGDGDRLIAVDEKGNIVDGDQIMFICAKYMKETGQLKHNTVVSTVMSNLGFYKALEANGITSDKTAVGDRYVMEEMKRGGYNLGGEQSGHIILLDYITTGDGMLSALQLVNIMKMTKKPLSELAGEMTKFPQLLVNVRVTDKKLALENEKIKEIIRVVEEEMNGDGRILVRPSGTEPLIRVMAEAPTQEVCDAYVHRIVEVVKAEVGAE, from the coding sequence ATGGGTAAATATTTTGGTACAGATGGAGTACGCGGGGTTGCGAACCAGGAACTAACACCTGAATTAGCGTTCAAAATTGGACGTTTTGGTGGTTATGTATTAACAAAAGATACAGATCGCCCAAAAGTAATTATCGGCCGTGATACACGTATATCAGGACATATGTTAGAAGGAGCTTTAGTAGCAGGTCTATTATCAACTGGAGCAGAAGTAATGCGTCTTGGTGTTATTTCTACACCAGGTGTTGCTTATTTAACAAAAGCGTTAGATGCACAAGCAGGTGTTATGATTTCTGCATCTCATAATCCAGTACAAGATAACGGAATTAAATTCTTCGGTTCAGACGGTTTTAAATTAACAGATGAGCAAGAAGCAGAAATCGAAGCTTTATTAGATAAAGAAGTTGATGAATTACCACGTCCAACAGGTACTAACCTTGGACAAGTGAGTGATTATTTTGAAGGTGGACAAAAGTATTTACAATACATTAAACAAACGGTAGAGGAAGATTTCTCTGGTTTACATATCGCTTTAGATTGTGCGCACGGTGCTACATCTTCTTTAGCTCCGTACTTATTTGCTGATTTAGAAGCTGATATTTCAACAATGGGAACTTCACCAAACGGTATGAACATTAACGATGGAGTAGGTTCTACACATCCAGAAGTATTAGCTAAATTAGTAAAAGAAAAAGGTGCTGATATCGGTCTTGCTTTTGATGGTGATGGTGACCGCTTAATCGCTGTAGATGAAAAAGGAAACATCGTTGATGGCGATCAAATTATGTTTATTTGTGCAAAGTACATGAAAGAAACTGGTCAACTAAAGCACAATACAGTTGTTTCAACAGTTATGAGTAACTTAGGGTTCTATAAAGCACTTGAAGCTAACGGTATTACAAGTGATAAAACAGCAGTTGGTGATCGCTATGTAATGGAAGAGATGAAGCGTGGTGGATATAACCTGGGCGGAGAACAATCAGGTCACATTATCTTACTTGATTACATTACAACTGGTGATGGAATGTTAAGTGCACTTCAACTTGTAAACATCATGAAAATGACGAAAAAACCATTATCTGAGCTTGCAGGAGAAATGACAAAATTCCCACAATTACTAGTAAACGTTCGTGTAACGGATAAAAAACTAGCATTAGAAAATGAAAAAATTAAAGAAATTATTCGTGTTGTAGAGGAAGAAATGAACGGTGATGGCCGCATTCTTGTCCGTCCATCTGGAACAGAGCCACTTATTCGTGTAATGGCAGAAGCACCAACACAAGAAGTTTGTGACGCATATGTACATCGCATTGTAGAAGTTGTAAAAGCTGAAGTTGGCGCTGAATAA